In Cotesia glomerata isolate CgM1 linkage group LG1, MPM_Cglom_v2.3, whole genome shotgun sequence, one genomic interval encodes:
- the LOC123274926 gene encoding uncharacterized protein LOC123274926, translating to MDLQTLITTVLITLILLLIILNSYIHRSKQGQLTDKIPGPKWYPIIGNALDLMVPLEDLWNFFRRSSRNYYPVYKLWLGVWPIINIHHPDDVEVILSSNKNIKKSLFYDYLHPWLNSGLLTSTGDKWRGRRKILTPAFHLHNLNEYMGSIVDHKDRLISGIKSEIKSEDGVIKELLPLLSSSTLNIICESSMGATMQENDPEQKNYKQSVYEVGEIFYYRAVRPWFNSDWIFGFSAKGREQAKCLKTLHKFTDKIIKERQQYHKDTKGKYLDDFEGGTNLNSQYDETVKRKRLAFLDLLIAASKRGLGVDDRGIREEVDTFVFEGHDTTAMGLLFAILLLAEHKDIQERARQEINSVLKATDGKMGINEIQKFSYLECCIKEALRLYPSVPVVSREIQEDIQLKHCLVPKGAVVNIHLIDTHRDPNFWPRPNIYDPERFASDRIEKRHAFSYVPFSGGPRNCIGQKFAMLELKTVIAGILHAFYLEPQDTAADMKILSDLVIRPATPVYVKFVPIVFLISITIDHLKGQMVLYILLIILLLYIYYIYMKFLHRPRRMVFYLEKIPGPKTLPILGNALDYLVTPDQLWDFTRFLNNKYYPISRVYSLKDGGIHIRHPDDVEILLSSSKNITKSKIYSFLYPWFGTGLLTSTGSKWQKRRKILTPAFHFNVLKEFSDIFDQEARRMVHDLQSQEEEYVTVDLVPFITQYTLNAICETAMGTSLEGQKSSMDSFQKIYRKAIHDLGNLMLHRLLRPWLHPDFLFNLSPTSRMQSKCLDIVRGFSKKIIGERRKYHEDTQGIHLKEFTETSTAEDVDRQLFRKKRLAMLDLLIAAMQNGHIDEDGIWEEVDTFMFEGHDTSAMGICFTLLLLAEHREIQARVREEFDDAIESSNGQITITVLQKLSYLERCIKEALRLYPSVPFISRDITDDMQLRDYFIPKDVMAHVHIYDLHRDPNFWPDPLRYDPDRFLPENSYGRHPFAYVPFSAGPRNCIGQKFAMLELKAIIGHLIHNFYLEPIDLAGEIRMMPDLVLRPKNSARIKLMSRCK from the exons ATGGACTTGCAAACGTTGATTACTACggtattaattacattaattttgttattaattatcctGAATTCTTATATACATCGAAGCAAGCAAGGGCAGCTTACTGATAAAATTCCTGGACCTAAATGGTATCCAATTATTGGCAATGCTTTAGATCTTATGGTACCGCTTG AGGATCTTTGGAATTTTTTCCGACGTTcgtcaagaaattattatcCTGTTTACAAGCTGTGGCTTGGTGTTTGGCCCATCATCAATATTCATCATCCCGATGACGTTGAA GTTATACTGAGCAgcaataaaaacattaaaaaaagtttattctACGATTATTTACATCCGTGGTTAAACAGCGGTCTTCTTACAAGTACCG GAGATAAATGGCGCGgtagaagaaaaatattaacacCAGCTTTTCATTTGCATAATCTTAACGAGTACATGGGATCAATTGTTGATCATAAAGATCGTTTAATTAGTGGAATAAAATCAGAAATAAAATCTGAAGATGGTGTTATCAAAGAACTTTTGCCCTTACTATCCTCGTCTACACTCAACATAATATGCG aatCATCAATGGGAGCTACGATGCAAGAAAATGACcctgaacaaaaaaattacaagcagTCGGTTTACGAAGTaggagaaattttttactacag AGCCGTCAGACCGTGGTTCAACAGCGATTGGATCTTCGGTTTCTCAGCCAAAGGTCGCGAGCAAGCTAAGTGTTTAAAGACATTGCACAAATTCACTGATAAA ATAATAAAAGAACGACAACAATATCACAAAGACACCAAAGGTAAATATTTAGATGATTTCGAGGGAGGGACAAACTTAAATTCACAGTATGATGAAACAG TAAAGCGTAAGAGACTGGCCTTCCTTGATCTTTTGATCGCAGCCTCAAAACGAGGCCTCGGTGTGGATGATCGCGGAATTAGAGAAGAAGTCGATACTTTTGTTTTtgaa GGTCATGATACCACGGCCATGGGATTACTTTTTGCTATTTTACTTTTGGCTGAGCATAAAGACattcaa gaacGAGCGAGACAAGAAATAAATTCAGTATTAAAAGCCACCGATGGAAAAATGGGCATCAATGAGATCCAAAAGTTTTCGTACTTGGAATGTTGTATTAAGGAAGCGTTGAGACTTTATCCAAGTGTTCCGGTTGTTTCGAGAGAAATTCAAGAAGATATACAATTAA aacattGTTTAGTACCCAAAGGAGCAGTTGTAAATATTCATCTAATAGACACACATCGTGATCCCAATTTTTGGCCGCGTCCAAATATTTATGATCCTGAAAGATTTGCATCAGATCGTATCGAAAAACGGCATGCGTTTTCATACGTTCCGTTTAGTGGAGGTCCACGTAATTGCATTG GTCAAAAATTTGCTATGCTTGAACTAAAAACAGTAATTGCCGGAATATTACATGCTTTTTATTTGGAACCACAAGATACAGCAGCAGACATGAAGATCCTTTCTGATCTTGTTATCAGACCAGCTACGCCAGTTTACGTGAAATTTgtaccaat TGTGTTCTTAATTTCCATAACTATAGATCATTTAAAGGGACAAATggttttatacattttattaattatacttctcttatatatttattatatttatatgaaatttttacacCGACCGCGTCGAATGGTATTTTATTTAGAGAAAATTCCTGGTCCTAAAACACTTCCAATTCTTGGTAATGCTTTAGATTATTTAGTCACGCCAg ATCAATTATGGGACTTTACAcgatttttaaacaataaatattaccCGATTTCGCGAGTATATAGTCTTAAAGATGGTGGAATTCACATTCGTCATCCCGACGACGTTGaa ATATTACTATCGAGCTCAAAGAAtattacaaaaagtaaaatttattcttttttgtaCCCTTGGTTTGGTACCGGTTTATTAACGAGTACGG GAAGCAAATggcaaaaaagaagaaaaatattgactCCAGCATTTCATTTCAACGTACTAAAAGAAttttcggatatttttgaCCAAGAAGCGCGACGTATGGTTCACGATTTACAATCTCAAGAAGAAGAATACGTAACAGTAGATCTTGTTCCTTTCATAACACAATATACTTTAAATGCTATTTGTG aAACGGCGATGGGAACGTCACTGGAAGGACAAAAAAGTTCGATGGATAGTTTCCAGAAAATTTATCGCAAAGCCATACACGATCTAGGAAACTTAATGTTGCACAG ACTATTAAGACCGTGGCTGCATCcagattttttattcaatcttTCACCTACATCAAGGATGCAAAGTAAATGCTTGGACATCGTCCGTGGATTTTCTAAAAAG attATCGGCGAGCGTAGAAAGTACCATGAAGACACTCAAGGAATTCATTTGAAGGAATTCACAGAGACAAGTACTGCAGAAGACGTAGACAGGCAATTATTCAGGAAAAAAAGATTAGCAATGCTTGATCTACTAATTGCCGCAATGCAAAACGGTCATATTGACGAAGATGGTATCTGGGAGGAAGTTGACACTTTTATGTTTGAG GGTCACGATACCTCGGCGATGGGAATTTGCTTTACTCTTTTACTTCTGGCAGAACATCGTGAAATTCAG GCACGAGTAAGAGAAGAATTTGATGACGCTATTGAAAGTTCCAATGGTCAAATAACTATTACGGTATTACAAAAGTTATCTTATCTCGAGCGTTGTATCAAAGAAGCTTTGCGTTTATATCCAAGCGTTCCGTTTATTTCTCGAGATATTACTGATGACATGCAactaa GAGATTATTTTATACCAAAGGATGTGATGGCCCATGTCCATATCTATGATTTACACCGCGATCCGAATTTTTGGCCCGACCCATTGCGGTACGATCCAGACCGATTTTTACCTGAGAACAGCTACGGAAGACATCCTTTTGCATATGTGCCGTTCAGCGCAGGACCGAGAAATTGTATTGGACAAAAATTTGCAATGCTAGAATTGAAGGCGATAATTGGACACTTGATACATAACTTTTACTTAGAGCCCATTGACTTGGCAGGTGAAATCCGAATGATGCCGGATTTAGTTCTAAGACCCAAAAATTCTGCGAGGATTAAGCTAATGTCTCGTTGTAAGTGA